In Acidovorax sp. GBBC 1281, a single window of DNA contains:
- a CDS encoding DUF1109 domain-containing protein, producing the protein MKTEDLIHLLAADTVPVPRHAAAKRLALGLLLAVPVSGLLMRHGLGLNPALGQYATLPMFWVKFGAPLLMALAALLLVARLGKPGSVTRLAWLGWAAPIGLVWALGLMAVWQAPAAQLPELVLSRTWRVCAENIAMLSLPVFLAAIWVLRGMAPVHPAWAGAGAGALGGAVGATVYALHCPELAAPFIAIWYVLGMSLPVAAGAVLGPRLLRW; encoded by the coding sequence ATGAAAACCGAAGATCTGATCCATCTATTGGCCGCCGACACGGTGCCGGTCCCTCGCCATGCCGCAGCGAAGCGCCTCGCGCTCGGCCTTCTCCTGGCCGTGCCGGTTTCGGGCTTGCTGATGCGGCATGGGCTCGGGCTCAATCCAGCGCTCGGCCAATACGCCACCCTGCCCATGTTCTGGGTGAAGTTCGGCGCTCCGCTGCTCATGGCCCTGGCCGCGTTGCTCCTGGTCGCCCGGCTCGGAAAACCGGGCTCTGTCACCCGCCTCGCATGGCTGGGCTGGGCCGCCCCGATCGGCCTGGTATGGGCCCTGGGGCTGATGGCGGTGTGGCAGGCCCCCGCGGCACAACTGCCGGAACTGGTGCTCAGCCGCACCTGGCGTGTGTGCGCGGAAAATATTGCCATGCTGTCGCTGCCGGTGTTCCTGGCCGCGATCTGGGTGTTGCGGGGCATGGCGCCCGTCCACCCCGCATGGGCCGGCGCAGGGGCCGGCGCCCTGGGCGGCGCGGTTGGCGCCACGGTCTATGCGCTGCACTGCCCGGAGCTGGCCGCACCGTTCATTGCCATCTGGTACGTTCTGGGCATGTCGCTGCCGGTGGCCGCTGGTGCCGTGCTGGGGCCTCGGCTGCTGCGCTGGTAG
- a CDS encoding RDD family protein, whose protein sequence is MNDPSGFPDLEYVGFWARVGATLIDTLLLIVVTVPLLVAFYGWAYFESERLVLGPADFVISWVLPAVAVVLFWLSRQATPGKMAIGARVVDAATGKPMTPGQSVGRYVAYFASAIPLGLGLLWVAFDGRKQGWHDKLAGTVVVRPKRRGTQAVSFPQG, encoded by the coding sequence ATGAACGACCCCAGCGGCTTTCCCGATCTCGAATATGTCGGCTTCTGGGCGCGCGTGGGCGCGACGCTGATCGACACCCTGCTGCTGATCGTCGTGACGGTGCCGCTGCTGGTGGCGTTCTATGGCTGGGCGTATTTCGAATCCGAGCGCCTGGTCTTGGGGCCTGCGGATTTCGTCATCTCCTGGGTGCTGCCGGCCGTGGCGGTGGTGCTGTTCTGGCTGAGCCGGCAGGCCACGCCGGGCAAGATGGCCATCGGCGCCCGCGTGGTGGATGCCGCCACCGGCAAGCCGATGACCCCCGGGCAGTCGGTGGGCCGCTACGTGGCGTATTTCGCCTCCGCGATTCCGCTGGGCCTGGGCCTGCTGTGGGTGGCGTTCGATGGCCGCAAGCAGGGCTGGCACGATAAGCTGGCGGGCACGGTGGTCGTGCGGCCCAAGCGGCGTGGGACGCAGGCGGTGAGTTTTCCACAGGGTTGA
- the gph gene encoding phosphoglycolate phosphatase (PGP is an essential enzyme in the glycolate salvage pathway in higher organisms (photorespiration in plants). Phosphoglycolate results from the oxidase activity of RubisCO in the Calvin cycle when concentrations of carbon dioxide are low relative to oxygen. This enzyme is a member of the Haloacid Dehalogenase (HAD) superfamily of aspartate-nucleophile hydrolase enzymes (PF00702).) has product MQPAPFSDWIPLSPAQADAAIVDLDGTMVDTLGDFSEAINRMLHELGLPGIAAPDIERMVGKGSQHLIHSVLNHVLAHDSLGHIAIKTEAIYPQAWESYQRHYAAVNGQFAALYPGVVTGLQALRRQGVRLACLTNKPTAFAVSLLEAKGLDGFFEKVFGGDAFERMKPDPMPLLRTCEALGTVPARTLMVGDSSNDAWAARAAGCPVVLVTYGYNHGQPVREVDADGYVDSLEALLPGP; this is encoded by the coding sequence ATGCAACCTGCCCCCTTTTCAGACTGGATTCCGCTGTCCCCCGCACAAGCCGATGCCGCGATCGTGGACCTGGACGGCACCATGGTGGACACGCTCGGCGATTTTTCCGAGGCGATCAACCGCATGCTGCACGAGCTGGGGCTGCCCGGCATCGCGGCGCCCGACATCGAACGCATGGTGGGAAAGGGCTCGCAGCACCTGATTCATTCGGTGCTCAATCACGTTCTGGCGCATGATTCACTAGGGCATATTGCTATCAAAACAGAAGCAATCTATCCCCAGGCCTGGGAAAGCTACCAGCGCCATTACGCCGCCGTCAACGGCCAGTTCGCCGCGCTGTACCCTGGCGTGGTCACCGGACTGCAGGCGCTGCGGCGGCAAGGCGTGCGCCTGGCCTGCCTGACCAACAAGCCTACGGCGTTCGCCGTTTCGCTGCTGGAGGCCAAGGGGCTGGACGGCTTCTTCGAGAAGGTGTTCGGCGGCGATGCCTTCGAGCGCATGAAGCCCGACCCGATGCCCTTGCTCAGGACCTGCGAGGCGCTGGGCACTGTGCCCGCGCGCACGCTGATGGTCGGCGACTCCAGCAACGATGCCTGGGCGGCCCGCGCCGCCGGCTGCCCCGTGGTGCTGGTGACCTACGGCTACAACCACGGGCAACCCGTGCGCGAGGTGGATGCCGACGGCTATGTCGATTCGCTGGAGGCGCTGCTGCCCGGCCCCTGA